In Pseudorasbora parva isolate DD20220531a chromosome 9, ASM2467924v1, whole genome shotgun sequence, the following proteins share a genomic window:
- the dusp22b gene encoding dual specificity protein phosphatase 22-B — MGNGINKVLSDLYLGNFKDARDREQLARNNITHILSIHDTAAPILQEMTYLCIPAADSPTQNLIQHFKKSIMFMHESRLKGEGCLVHCLAGVSRSVTLVVAYVMTVTTLGWQEALAAVKVARPCASPNVGFQTQLQEFESTQLQQFREWLKEEYKENPLNDEEEIRNLLAQMTDNTSTPEESDLQDF; from the exons ATGGGAAACGGAATAAACAAG GTTCTGTCAGACCTGTACTTGGGTAACTTCAAAG atgCCAGAGACAGGGAGCAGTTAGCAAGGAACAACATCACGCACATCCTCTCCATCCATGACACCGCCGCACCCATTTTACAG GAGATGACTTATCTTTGTATCCCAGCAGCAGATTCGCCCACGCAAAACCT CATTCAGCATTTTAAGAAGAGCATCATGTTCATGCACGAGTCCCGACTGAAAGGCGAGGGCTGTCTAGTTCACTG TCTTGCTGGCGTGTCGCGCAGCGTGACTCTGGTGGTGGCGTACGTTATGACCGTGACTACTCTGGGATGGCAGGAAGCTCTGGCTGCGGTGAAGGTGGCGAGACCTTGTGCTTCACCCAATGTGGGCTTCCAGACCCAGCTGCAGGAGTTTGAGAGCACGCAACTACAGCAG TTCAGAGAGTGGCTGAAGGAGGAGTACAAGGAAAACCCCTTGAATGACGAGGAGGAAATCCGCAACCTGCTCGCACAGATGACTGACAACACCTCCACGCCGGAGGAGAGCGATCTTCAGGACTTCTGA